One genomic region from Conexibacter woesei DSM 14684 encodes:
- a CDS encoding sugar phosphate nucleotidyltransferase: MQCVILAGGLATRLRPITEQIPKALVPVCGRPFADWQLGWLAGQGVTDVVFSIGYLGEQIVEHVGDGARTGLSVRYVDEGTNLRGTAGALRLAYDAGVLAEDFGVLYGDSYLSAPLQHVWADFRASRPDALMTVYRNDNRFDRSNARLDTDGMVTYDKTVADPAAAGMHWIDYGFLVLDRERVIPRIPAGEVFDLATVQRELSEAGRLAGYEVHDRFYEIGSPEGLAELEAHLTTTTEERS; this comes from the coding sequence GTGCAATGCGTCATCCTCGCCGGCGGGCTCGCCACGCGCCTGCGGCCGATCACCGAGCAGATTCCGAAGGCGCTCGTGCCGGTGTGCGGCCGCCCGTTCGCCGACTGGCAGCTCGGCTGGCTCGCCGGTCAGGGCGTCACGGACGTCGTCTTCTCGATTGGGTACCTTGGTGAGCAGATCGTCGAGCACGTCGGCGACGGCGCTCGCACGGGCCTGTCCGTTCGGTACGTGGATGAGGGGACGAACCTGCGTGGGACCGCAGGCGCGCTGCGACTCGCATACGATGCCGGCGTCCTCGCCGAAGATTTTGGGGTGCTGTACGGCGACTCTTACCTCTCTGCTCCGTTGCAGCACGTATGGGCGGACTTCCGCGCGAGCAGACCCGACGCATTGATGACCGTGTATCGCAACGACAACCGCTTCGACCGCTCCAACGCCCGCCTCGACACAGACGGCATGGTCACGTATGACAAGACGGTCGCCGATCCCGCCGCGGCCGGCATGCACTGGATCGACTACGGGTTCCTGGTGCTCGACCGCGAGCGCGTGATCCCGCGGATCCCCGCCGGTGAGGTCTTCGACCTCGCCACCGTCCAGCGCGAGCTGTCCGAAGCCGGAAGGCTCGCGGGCTACGAGGTCCATGACCGCTTCTACGAGATCGGCTCGCCCGAGGGTCTCGCCGAGCTGGAGGCGCACCTGACCACCACGACCGAGGAACGCTCGTGA
- a CDS encoding glycosyltransferase family 2 protein, with protein MTSSTAPVLDDPEIELLVPANDVVDPEISIVIPALNERLTIEDFVAWCHEGLEAAGVRGEIVIVDSSTDGTAEMAVAAGARVLRVPKRGLGRAYLDAIPYIRAPWVVMGDADCTYDFRLLSPFVEAFREGFEYVMGSRWKGSIEPGAMPRLHQYFGTPGTTWILNRVYGSRFSDIHCGMRGITRDALVRMDLHSQSWEYASEMVLKSVHMQLRTAEVPVRFLKDRDGRLSHHKRSGWFSPWQAAWINLRAMFVYGSDFFLFKPGILLMLIGALLTLPASFGEFAVGPVTLSLNWQFLGVATLAVGAQAFFLGCIAQVLFDYTGRYKKRWERIFPYSRSVLIAFLLVVVGIGLAIPLLVTYIDNDLRLGHVVAPQNHLAVTGLAAVIVGFQLFVSTLVLHATVVATTRGRPFVHRHDQG; from the coding sequence GTGACCAGCTCGACCGCACCCGTTCTCGACGATCCCGAGATCGAGCTGCTCGTTCCCGCGAACGACGTCGTCGATCCCGAGATCTCGATCGTGATCCCGGCGCTCAACGAGCGGCTGACGATCGAGGACTTCGTCGCTTGGTGCCACGAAGGTCTGGAGGCCGCGGGCGTGCGCGGCGAGATCGTGATCGTCGACTCCTCGACTGACGGCACCGCGGAGATGGCCGTCGCCGCGGGCGCCCGGGTTCTGCGCGTTCCCAAGCGCGGGCTCGGCCGCGCCTACTTGGACGCGATTCCTTACATCCGCGCGCCGTGGGTGGTCATGGGCGACGCCGACTGCACGTACGACTTCCGTCTGCTGTCGCCGTTCGTCGAAGCGTTTCGCGAAGGCTTCGAGTACGTGATGGGCTCGCGCTGGAAGGGCTCGATCGAACCCGGTGCGATGCCGCGACTGCACCAGTACTTCGGCACGCCCGGCACGACGTGGATCCTCAACCGCGTCTACGGCTCCCGCTTCTCGGACATCCATTGCGGCATGCGCGGCATCACACGCGACGCGCTCGTGCGGATGGACCTCCACTCGCAGTCGTGGGAGTACGCCTCCGAGATGGTGCTGAAGTCGGTGCACATGCAGTTGCGCACAGCGGAGGTGCCGGTCCGTTTCCTGAAGGACCGCGACGGACGCCTCAGCCACCACAAGCGCAGCGGCTGGTTCTCGCCGTGGCAGGCGGCGTGGATCAACCTGCGCGCGATGTTCGTCTACGGCTCGGACTTCTTCCTCTTCAAACCGGGCATCCTGCTGATGCTGATCGGCGCGCTGCTGACGCTGCCAGCGAGCTTCGGCGAGTTCGCGGTCGGACCGGTTACGTTGTCGCTGAACTGGCAGTTCCTCGGCGTCGCGACCCTCGCGGTCGGGGCGCAGGCGTTCTTCCTCGGGTGCATCGCCCAAGTCCTGTTCGACTACACCGGCCGGTACAAGAAGCGATGGGAACGCATCTTCCCGTACAGCCGCTCGGTGCTGATCGCGTTCCTCCTCGTCGTGGTGGGCATCGGCCTCGCGATCCCGCTGCTGGTCACCTACATCGACAACGACCTGCGGCTCGGTCACGTCGTCGCGCCCCAGAACCACCTCGCGGTGACGGGGCTCGCCGCCGTGATCGTCGGCTTCCAGCTGTTCGTCTCGACCCTCGTGCTGCACGCCACCGTCGTCGCCACGACGCGCGGGCGTCCCTTCGTCCACCGCCACGACCAAGGTTGA
- a CDS encoding TylF/MycF/NovP-related O-methyltransferase has product MSYIKYYGRLARYSAYSVAKGVALPFVRTEAVRSGAHEMAYPISTYAPWQSDQEFQQVYGAVKRNTLVDVWRCHELWSLLAELREVPGAIIEVGVWRGGTGALMASRAKRLGITDSVYLCDTWTGVVKTSAVDTYYRDGRHDDTSRPIVEQLVSRMALDNVRLLQGMFPEETADQVTDGTFRLCHIDVDVYQSAKDVLEWAWPKLSPGGVVVFDDYGCPATPGVTKLVDEQRMHDDRLVIHNLNGHGLVLKR; this is encoded by the coding sequence GTGTCCTACATCAAGTATTACGGCCGTCTCGCGCGCTACTCGGCCTATTCGGTCGCGAAGGGGGTTGCGCTGCCGTTCGTCCGCACCGAGGCGGTGCGCAGCGGGGCCCACGAGATGGCCTATCCGATCTCGACCTACGCGCCGTGGCAGTCCGACCAGGAGTTCCAGCAGGTGTACGGCGCCGTCAAGCGCAACACGCTCGTCGACGTGTGGCGCTGCCACGAGCTGTGGAGCCTGCTCGCTGAGCTGCGCGAAGTGCCGGGCGCGATCATCGAGGTCGGCGTCTGGCGCGGCGGCACCGGGGCGCTGATGGCCTCCCGCGCGAAGCGCCTCGGGATCACGGACTCGGTCTATCTCTGCGACACGTGGACCGGCGTCGTCAAGACGAGCGCGGTCGACACGTACTACAGGGACGGCAGACACGACGACACGTCCCGCCCGATCGTCGAGCAGCTCGTCTCACGGATGGCGCTCGACAACGTCAGGCTGCTCCAGGGCATGTTCCCGGAGGAGACCGCCGACCAGGTCACGGACGGCACGTTCCGCCTCTGTCACATCGACGTCGACGTCTATCAGTCGGCCAAGGACGTGCTCGAGTGGGCGTGGCCGAAGCTGTCGCCCGGCGGCGTCGTCGTGTTCGACGACTACGGCTGCCCGGCCACCCCCGGCGTGACGAAGCTGGTCGACGAGCAGCGGATGCACGACGACCGCCTCGTGATCCACAACCTCAACGGACATGGCCTCGTCCTCAAGCGCTGA
- a CDS encoding SIS domain-containing protein, with product MTSFAETYLEETVRIVNALDAEAIEAIVAGLRTVRDGDGRLFILGVGGSAGHASHAVNDFRKICGFEAYAPTDNVSELTARTNDEGWDTTFSAWLRGSRLRRGDALLVYSVGGGDAERNVSANLVAAIDLAAEVGASVYGIIGRDGGHTARVADACVVVPPLVGERITPHTEGLCAVVWHLLVSHPDLQLTATKWESTTAGEPVS from the coding sequence ATGACTTCGTTCGCCGAGACCTACCTCGAAGAGACCGTCCGCATCGTCAACGCGCTCGACGCGGAGGCGATCGAGGCGATCGTCGCGGGGCTGCGGACCGTGCGCGACGGCGACGGCCGCCTCTTCATCCTCGGCGTCGGCGGATCGGCCGGCCACGCCTCCCACGCGGTCAACGACTTCCGCAAGATCTGCGGCTTCGAGGCGTACGCGCCGACCGACAACGTCTCCGAGCTGACCGCGCGCACGAACGACGAGGGCTGGGACACGACCTTCTCGGCGTGGCTGCGCGGTTCGCGCCTGCGCCGCGGCGACGCGCTGCTGGTCTACTCCGTCGGCGGCGGCGACGCCGAGCGCAACGTCAGCGCCAACCTCGTCGCGGCGATCGACCTCGCGGCCGAGGTCGGCGCGTCGGTGTACGGCATCATCGGACGCGACGGCGGGCACACGGCGCGCGTGGCCGACGCCTGCGTCGTCGTCCCGCCGCTCGTCGGCGAGCGCATCACGCCGCACACGGAGGGGCTGTGCGCCGTCGTCTGGCACCTGCTCGTCTCCCACCCCGACCTCCAGCTGACCGCCACGAAGTGGGAGTCCACGACGGCCGGCGAGCCGGTCTCGTGA
- a CDS encoding NAD-dependent epimerase/dehydratase family protein: protein MSAAVRRARVIVVGGAGFIGSHFTDALLADPGTQRVTLYDNFSSGQEWHYAHHIDDERLRIVRADVGDLDALCAAMDGHDLVIHLASNPDIAAAMTNPAIDFDEGTLLTHHVCEAMRRTDTPRIAYASGSGIYGDLGEHAADEDHGPLVPVSTYGASKLAGEALISSYAYMFDRQGFAFRFGNVVGRRQTHGVGFDFVRRLLADPTGLDVLGDGSQSKSYVLVTDVVRAVLGVVDAGAGAPPFSAHNIATGDYITVREIAELAVEVAGLDRSAVDVRYGESNRGWKGDVPIVRLNTDRIRATGWAPSTGSAGALKASMESMLADLRAGEPA, encoded by the coding sequence GTGAGCGCCGCCGTCAGACGCGCCCGCGTGATCGTCGTCGGCGGCGCCGGCTTCATCGGCAGCCACTTCACCGACGCCCTGCTCGCCGATCCGGGGACGCAGCGGGTCACGCTCTACGACAACTTCTCCTCCGGGCAGGAGTGGCACTACGCCCATCACATCGACGACGAGCGCCTGCGGATCGTGCGCGCGGACGTCGGCGACCTCGACGCGCTGTGCGCCGCGATGGACGGCCACGACCTCGTGATCCACCTCGCCTCCAACCCCGACATCGCCGCCGCGATGACGAACCCGGCGATCGACTTCGACGAGGGCACGCTGCTGACGCACCACGTCTGCGAGGCGATGCGGCGAACCGACACGCCGCGGATCGCCTACGCCTCCGGCAGCGGTATCTACGGCGACCTCGGCGAGCACGCGGCGGACGAGGACCACGGTCCGCTCGTGCCGGTCTCGACGTACGGCGCGAGCAAGCTCGCCGGCGAGGCGCTGATCTCCTCCTACGCGTACATGTTCGACCGCCAGGGATTCGCGTTCCGCTTCGGCAACGTCGTCGGCCGGCGCCAGACGCACGGCGTCGGGTTCGACTTCGTGCGCCGGCTGCTCGCCGACCCGACCGGCCTCGACGTGCTCGGCGACGGGTCGCAGTCGAAGTCGTACGTGCTCGTGACCGACGTCGTGCGCGCCGTCCTCGGCGTCGTCGACGCGGGTGCCGGCGCGCCGCCGTTCAGCGCCCACAACATCGCGACGGGGGACTACATCACCGTGCGCGAGATCGCCGAGCTGGCGGTCGAGGTCGCCGGGCTCGACCGTTCCGCCGTCGACGTGCGCTACGGCGAGTCCAACCGCGGCTGGAAGGGCGACGTCCCGATCGTGCGACTGAACACCGACCGCATCCGCGCGACCGGCTGGGCGCCGTCGACAGGCTCCGCCGGTGCGCTGAAGGCGTCGATGGAGAGCATGCTGGCCGACCTGCGCGCGGGGGAGCCGGCGTGA